In Sandaracinaceae bacterium, the following proteins share a genomic window:
- a CDS encoding RHS domain-containing protein, which yields MGVVDYAERTLRVAWDREGLLRSVVWLTPEGQRQLLVYEYDRYGFLLGGKDAYGKAFAFSYDDAGYMTRKVNRRGHAFEYAYDGAGRCTRARGEHGEVALLLTYLPTKQCTLVTHEENGAQWWYRYEPTGTLLEIEDPYGGIRSFQLDERGQPVAEVDATGQVYPYVRDAAGAVLGKRDPTGHVRPLDAAPHEVAAALEYEGPEVALEWEHGRLVPLGFDVPWSGSLPPQVPAAARAALAGAEVAGVEREDRDAFDTLVRVEKSMGGEVLRRTYRYDGTGNLERYTDFDGGTWEYVFREWTACVEAHDPLGGVTRFERSGWNDLLAVVDPGGTESRYEYDLKRRLVTVSRHDKVRERYTYDAVDRLSAKLREDGTPLVQYTHGPGALLQKRATCDGQQETFEHDARGYKTLAANAAGECRFEHTAAGRRKADLRDDEGVRVRFAGERVLGIQTLGVGVQYHYPSGDTVLVVDPTDRVHRVQRLGAGIVQRDLASGVTEVSQHDGRGHCLSKTRFRGGADRVERPWTRRFWRSGEGDLRAREDSLRGTTRYAYDAAHRLATVTHADGRQEAYTHDAAGNLRAKPGLRDAHVGGRDDGLVQLDRGNRLYRANGDRFEYDERDHVQSRSGTWGKLVYEHDALDRLRRISFAAAEAGEAYPPGHPAYGLEIHRYGAPETVWEADYDALGRRTEVRAYGRDADGARVCERSRFWWYGDRLAAEEGPAGSLRVYVYIDERALVPFMAVDYASREEATERPEDGERYYYFTDHRGCPERVEDDDGEVVWEATVHPYGECEVHVGADFHQPLRFPGHYHDATTGLHCNRFRYYSPELGRYLESDPVGIQGGLNLYGYCADGNPLRDVDLRGLNKPCPGNCPQQTPPEEGAAAEGTDPPQAGGDASAPRRTDDEALGSDDHLTPEQRRHFRRRIIAAQTAGDAAGARQARYDRNCTSRDNRGMPHRDPAAWQADATRAQANRDGSRGPERDGREALGRHLGAEIGDNNSGTTDRTGGTRPDGLGRRPDGTPIIHDHKHSRTDNPNNPQAVSNTPQMDAQRGLGGEHHVTLTSDHPDLGGTPPRPRPTGPLASGGTNVHYVETAPPPGGGDPIPTVTHSWSDGREGRPLGWQPVTHGTGASRVEWNAASRQWVPAPE from the coding sequence GTGGGCGTCGTGGACTACGCGGAGCGCACGCTGCGCGTGGCGTGGGACCGCGAGGGGCTGCTGCGCTCTGTGGTGTGGCTGACGCCCGAGGGACAGCGGCAGCTGCTGGTGTACGAGTACGACCGCTACGGGTTCTTGCTGGGCGGCAAGGACGCTTACGGCAAGGCGTTTGCGTTCAGCTACGACGACGCCGGCTACATGACCCGCAAGGTCAACCGGCGCGGGCACGCCTTCGAGTACGCGTACGACGGCGCCGGGCGTTGCACGCGGGCGCGCGGCGAGCACGGCGAGGTGGCGCTGCTGCTGACGTACCTGCCCACGAAGCAGTGCACGCTGGTGACGCACGAAGAGAACGGCGCGCAGTGGTGGTACCGGTACGAGCCCACGGGGACGCTGCTGGAGATTGAAGACCCGTACGGCGGCATCCGGTCGTTCCAGCTCGACGAGCGCGGGCAGCCGGTCGCGGAAGTGGACGCGACCGGACAGGTGTACCCGTACGTGCGCGACGCGGCGGGTGCGGTGCTCGGCAAGCGCGACCCCACGGGGCACGTGCGCCCGCTGGACGCGGCTCCGCACGAAGTGGCTGCGGCGCTCGAGTACGAAGGCCCCGAGGTGGCGCTCGAGTGGGAGCACGGCCGGCTGGTGCCGTTGGGCTTCGACGTGCCGTGGTCGGGCTCGTTGCCGCCGCAGGTGCCGGCCGCGGCGCGGGCCGCGCTGGCGGGTGCGGAGGTGGCGGGGGTCGAGCGGGAAGATCGCGACGCGTTCGACACGCTGGTGCGCGTGGAGAAGTCGATGGGGGGCGAGGTGCTGCGGCGCACGTACCGCTACGACGGCACCGGGAACCTCGAGCGCTACACGGACTTCGACGGGGGCACGTGGGAGTACGTGTTCCGGGAGTGGACGGCGTGTGTCGAGGCGCACGACCCGCTGGGCGGGGTGACGCGCTTCGAGCGCAGCGGCTGGAACGACCTCTTGGCGGTGGTGGACCCCGGCGGCACCGAGAGCCGCTACGAGTACGACCTGAAGCGGCGGCTGGTGACGGTGTCGCGGCACGACAAGGTGCGCGAGCGCTACACGTACGACGCGGTGGACCGGCTGAGCGCGAAGCTGCGTGAGGACGGCACGCCGCTGGTGCAGTACACGCACGGCCCGGGCGCGTTGCTGCAGAAGCGCGCGACGTGCGACGGGCAGCAAGAGACGTTCGAGCACGACGCGCGGGGGTACAAGACGCTCGCCGCGAACGCCGCGGGCGAGTGCCGCTTCGAGCACACGGCGGCGGGTCGTCGCAAGGCGGACCTGCGCGACGACGAGGGCGTGCGTGTGCGCTTCGCGGGCGAGCGCGTGCTGGGCATCCAGACGCTGGGCGTGGGGGTGCAGTACCACTACCCGAGCGGCGACACCGTGCTGGTGGTGGACCCGACGGACCGGGTGCACCGCGTGCAGCGGCTGGGCGCGGGCATCGTGCAGCGGGACCTGGCGAGCGGCGTGACGGAGGTCTCGCAGCACGACGGGCGCGGGCACTGCCTGAGCAAGACGCGCTTCCGCGGTGGGGCGGACCGCGTGGAGCGCCCGTGGACGCGCCGCTTCTGGCGCTCGGGTGAAGGGGACCTCCGAGCGCGGGAGGATTCGCTGCGCGGGACCACGCGCTACGCGTACGACGCCGCGCACCGGCTCGCGACGGTCACGCACGCGGACGGACGGCAAGAGGCGTACACGCACGACGCGGCCGGCAACCTGCGCGCAAAGCCGGGCCTGCGCGACGCGCACGTGGGCGGGCGCGACGACGGGCTGGTGCAGCTGGACCGCGGCAACCGGCTGTACCGCGCGAACGGCGACCGGTTCGAGTACGACGAGCGGGACCACGTCCAGTCTCGGTCGGGAACGTGGGGCAAGCTGGTCTACGAGCACGACGCGCTCGACCGCTTGCGGCGCATCTCGTTCGCGGCGGCCGAAGCGGGCGAGGCCTACCCGCCGGGACACCCTGCGTACGGGCTGGAGATACACCGCTACGGCGCGCCTGAGACGGTGTGGGAAGCGGACTACGACGCGCTCGGCCGGCGCACCGAGGTGCGCGCCTATGGACGCGACGCGGACGGCGCGCGGGTGTGCGAGCGCAGCCGGTTCTGGTGGTACGGGGACAGGCTCGCAGCGGAGGAGGGTCCGGCGGGGTCACTGCGTGTGTATGTGTACATCGACGAGCGCGCGCTGGTGCCGTTCATGGCGGTGGACTACGCGTCGCGCGAAGAAGCCACCGAGCGCCCAGAGGATGGCGAGCGCTACTACTACTTCACCGACCACCGGGGCTGCCCCGAGCGCGTGGAGGACGACGATGGCGAGGTCGTGTGGGAAGCCACCGTGCATCCGTACGGCGAGTGCGAAGTGCACGTCGGCGCGGACTTCCACCAGCCGCTGCGCTTCCCCGGGCACTACCACGACGCGACCACGGGCCTGCACTGCAACCGGTTCCGATACTACTCGCCGGAGCTCGGTCGGTACCTCGAGAGCGACCCGGTCGGCATCCAGGGCGGGCTCAACCTGTACGGCTACTGCGCCGATGGGAACCCGCTGCGTGACGTGGATCTGCGCGGGCTCAACAAGCCCTGTCCTGGGAACTGCCCGCAGCAGACCCCGCCTGAGGAAGGCGCCGCGGCCGAGGGCACGGACCCACCACAGGCGGGCGGCGATGCGAGTGCGCCTCGTCGGACGGATGATGAAGCGCTCGGGTCGGACGACCACCTCACGCCAGAGCAGCGACGGCACTTCCGCCGTCGCATTATCGCTGCGCAAACCGCTGGCGACGCAGCCGGCGCCCGACAGGCGCGCTATGACCGCAACTGCACATCGCGTGACAATCGAGGAATGCCGCACCGTGACCCAGCCGCATGGCAAGCTGACGCCACCCGCGCACAAGCCAACCGTGACGGCTCTCGTGGACCCGAGCGAGATGGTCGCGAGGCGCTGGGGCGGCACTTGGGTGCGGAGATCGGCGACAACAACTCCGGTACAACCGACCGCACAGGCGGCACCCGTCCCGACGGTCTCGGACGCCGCCCCGATGGGACACCGATCATCCATGACCACAAGCACTCCCGCACCGACAACCCAAACAACCCGCAGGCCGTATCGAACACGCCTCAGATGGACGCTCAGCGCGGATTGGGGGGCGAGCATCACGTCACGCTCACCAGCGACCATCCCGACCTAGGTGGGACCCCACCTCGACCCCGCCCGACTGGCCCGCTGGCAAGCGGCGGCACCAACGTGCACTACGTGGAGACTGCTCCGCCGCCAGGTGGCGGCGATCCGATCCCGACGGTGACCCACTCATGGAGCGATGGTCGGGAAGGACGACCGCTTGGTTGGCAACCCGTCACGCACGGCACCGGCGCCAGCCGCGTTGAGTGGAACGCCGCCTCCCGCCAGTGGGTCCCTGCACCCGAATGA
- a CDS encoding pentapeptide repeat-containing protein codes for MSDASLVPDPAAVALLNPAVGADNPVEELSFADAQLPMSALPRLNLRYSGGSGVDFRGSDLTESQFCECGFPASDFRWAVLDFAWAFDTSFAESKFDEVEAAGLELVSCDLRGSSWTAAQLAGARWRWSLADTYPHVERADFTGADFTKAELTGGRFGGASFKDVTFVDATLVDCDFRGACIDGACFDGATLQEVKFDPGRGPTS; via the coding sequence ATGTCTGACGCCTCCTTGGTTCCGGACCCGGCTGCGGTCGCGCTGCTGAACCCTGCAGTGGGCGCGGACAATCCCGTGGAGGAGCTCTCTTTCGCGGACGCGCAGCTGCCGATGTCAGCGCTGCCGCGCCTCAACCTCCGCTACTCGGGTGGCAGCGGGGTCGACTTCCGCGGCTCGGACCTGACCGAGAGCCAGTTCTGCGAGTGTGGCTTCCCGGCGAGCGACTTTCGCTGGGCCGTGCTCGACTTCGCGTGGGCGTTCGACACCTCGTTCGCCGAGTCCAAGTTCGACGAGGTCGAAGCCGCCGGTCTAGAACTCGTCAGCTGCGACCTACGCGGCTCCTCGTGGACCGCAGCACAGCTCGCTGGTGCACGTTGGCGCTGGTCCCTGGCTGACACCTACCCCCACGTCGAGCGCGCCGACTTCACGGGCGCCGACTTCACCAAGGCCGAGCTCACCGGCGGGCGCTTCGGGGGGGCATCGTTCAAGGACGTCACCTTTGTGGACGCGACCCTCGTCGACTGCGACTTCCGCGGCGCGTGCATAGATGGTGCGTGCTTCGACGGTGCGACCCTCCAAGAGGTGAAGTTCGACCCAGGTCGAGGGCCCACCAGCTAG